CGGCGAGGGCCGGTCAGTCGGCCGACCGCCGCCGCGAGAGCCGGGCGATACCGGCGAGGGCACCGACCGTCAGGGCCGTCACGGCGACCTGGACGAGACCGCCGCCGAGCGCCGCCGTCGTCCCGCCGGCGGCGGCGCCGCTCGCGGCCCCCGTCGTCGCCGGCGCGACCAACAGGCAACAGAGACTCGCGAGCCCGCCGATGCCGAGGACCGACCACCGAGCGCCACTCTCCTCGTCCGTGCTCTCCTCCGAAGTCGTCATCTGTCGGGTCGTTGGCGGACGCGTCTGTTGAATCTTGCCCAGCGAGGCGCCGTCAGTCAACACGCCTCGCACCGCCGCCGCTGGTAGTAGAGCAGGCCAGCGAACGACAGGACCGAGACGGTTCCCAGCAGCGGACGGAGCGGGTCAAAGTGGGTCATCAGCGCCGACGAACTGAACAGCGCGAGCAACACGGCGTTGCAGATCGGACAGCCGAACGCGAGGAACCCCCCCACGAGGCCGCCGGCCGCGTACCGGTCGCCGATCGGGTCCGCGGTCAGCGACCGCTGGTAGGTGAAGGCCCCGGCGAAAGTGGCCGTCGCGGTCAGAAACAGGTAGTCCGCGGGCGTCCGGGCGACCATGCGGACGTACACCGGATTCGGCACCAGACCGGTCACGACACCGAACAGCAGGAAGGCGCCGGCGCCGACGCCGAGGCTCCGGAGCAGGCGCGGTCGCGGGAAGTCGGTCATCGGTCGCCCCCGATCGAGCACGTCAGCGGGTCGCCCGTTCGGCCGAGGAAAAACAGGAGCAGCGCGATCCCGCCGAGCCGCAGGAGGTTGCCCTGGAACGGCAGCGCCGCCATCGCCCCGACGAATCCCAGCGCGCCGAGGACGCCGGCGCCGCAGCTCGCACAGCCGGCCGCGAGCACGCCCGGGACCACGCCGAGCGCCGTCGACGCACCCGCCCGCTGGGCGCGTCCGAGCAGCGCGACCGCGTTGGTGAGCGCGACGCCGGCCAGCACCGCGTAGGCCGCGACCAGCGCCAGCCCGACCCAGCCGACGGTCAGATACGTCTCCCGGGTGAGCGCGGCCACCGCGTAGGGGAGATGAGTCGGGTCGCTCGCGAGCGTCTGGACGGTAAACCCCGGGAACGTGCTCAGGACCAGCACGGCGTAGGTGACGGTAGTCGCGAGCGCGGCGCCCAGGAGCCGCGCGTTCGACGTGAGCGGGTGGACGAGCGCGTCGGGAACTCCTCGCGCCCACCTGGGGACGGCGACGCCGAACGCGCTGGTCACGCCGCTAACACCCGGTCGAGCGAGTCGGAGAAGGTGTCGAACGGGTGCGCGTCGACCAGCTTCCCCGCCGCGTCGGCGTCGCGATTGTACAGCACGAAACTCGGCGTCCCCCGGACGCCGGCCGACTGCGCGACACCGAGGTTGGTCTCGACGGCGTCGCGGATCGACCCGGCGCTGGCGCTCCGACAGCTGTCGACCGCCTCGGTCGGGACACCCTCCGTCCGCTCGGTGATCCGGCCGAACGTTTCCTCGTCCGCCCAGTCGGTGCCCGACTCCGGCTGGGCGTCGAAGGCCGCCCCGTGCCACCGCCAGAACGCCGTCGGGTCGCTCTCCGCGACCTGACGCCACACGCACCGACCCCAGACCGCCGCAGGCATCGAGTACGACCCGATGTTCGGGTACGGCAGGACGACGACCCTCGCCTCGCCGGTGTCGACGTACTCCCGTCCGACGGCCGGGAGCGTCTCGGTCTCGAACCGCTTGCAGAACGGACACAGGTAGTCGGTCCAGTAGTAGATATCCACCGGCGCCCCGCGGTCGCCCGCGATCGGCCGACCGCCGAGTTCGACCCCGAACGCCGTCGCCCCCTCGCCGGTGTGAAACGACTCGGGAACGTAGCCGGATTCGCCGGATTCGGACCGGGTCGCGAGATACGCGACACCGCCGCCGAACAGCGCCGTCGCGCCGCCGGCCGCGATCGCCCGGCGTCGCGTGATCTTGTCCTTCGAGCCCATTTTGACGCAATATTGCTCGCACCGTTCATGCGTCTTTCGACCGCGCCCGACGATCCGCTACGACGAGTCGGCGGGGACCGACCCCGTCTCCCCGCGAGGACCGCCGTACCGGTCGTCGAACTCCCCGACGAGTCGCCCGACCTGCGCGTACCAGTCGTTGAGCAGGCGCCGCATGTCGTCGGCCACTTCGCGCGACGAGCGGGGCCGATAGACGTGATAGTAGCCGCCGTGGTCGTAGTTCACCTGTTCGCTCGCCACGAACCCCGCTTCCGCGAGCCGAGAGATCGACCGATAGGCGGTCGACCGCTCGCAACCCACCCGGTCGGCGACCGCGTCGACGGTCAGCCCGCCGTCAGCGTCGGTCAGCGCGCGAAACACCGCCGTGTCCCGACCGTTCATTCCATGGACGCACTCGAGCAGGTCGACGCACTCGAGGTCCCGCTGCAGGTATTCGGCGATGGCGTCTGCCATATGCGGATCTAGCGAATGGCTGTCCATAAAGTTGTTCTTGGTTTTCCCAATACTATACATTATAAAGGCACACCGCGCAGCCCGTCCCGAGCGCGCGGGCGACGGGAGCGACTCGTCGGCGGTCGAGTCGACCGGGGCGGTCAGTGACGGTCGGACCCGAAAGGGATTTGTCTGAACGGCCCAATACTCTACAGGAATGACGCTTCCGATCGACCCGACCGAGATCGACCCCGAGGACTTCGGGGAAGCACAGACGACCCTGGAGATGGACCACGAGGAAGCGATCGAGCACGTCCGCGAGGTGTTCACCGACGCCGGGTTCGGCGTCCCCGTCGAGTTCTCCCCGTCGGAGATGCTCAACGAGAAGGTCGACGCGGACCGGGACCCCTACTACGTGCTAGGAGCCTGCAACCCGGCGATCGCCGACAGGGCACTGGACGCGACCGACGACAAACTCGGCGCGCTGATGCCCTGTAACGTCGTCGTCTGGGAGGAAGAACCCGGCGTCCAGCGCGTCTACCACGTCTCGATCATGCGCATCGCCCGACTGCTCGGGATGGTGTCCGACGAGGCGGCGATGGACGAGCTCGTCGCCGAGACCGGCGAACTCGTCGACGAAGCCTTCGCGAACCTCTGAGACCGGGAAATCGCACTCCCCCAGCGGTCCGTTTTCGCCGCGTTGCCGATCCTGAAGTCGTACACACATTTATATACGAGCGGCGTGCGACGGTCGAGATACGATGCGTCCCCGAAACGCCCTTCCCTCCGTTAGCACCGGCCCTCGCCGTCTGCGCCGAACGCTCCGGCGCGTCGGCGCCGCGGCCCGAACACTCCGCCCGAGATCCCTACGCGAGGCGGCCGACGCGACCGCGTACGTCGGCCTCGTCGCCGTCGTCGTCGTCGCCGGCTACCTCCAGGGCGGCATGACGGTCGTCGTCGCGGTCCCGACCGTGCTCGGGCTCGGCCTCGGCAGTATCGTCGTCGTGCAGGCGGTGATGGCCTGTTTCACCGTCTCCGGGATGTTCGGCTGCTCGGCGCTCGCGCTGTTCGGCCAGCGCGCCGTGGAGACGACCGACCGCCGCCCGGCGACCGGCCCGACCGTCACCGCCGTCGTCCCCGTCCACCGCGACGCCGAAGTCCTGGACCGCAGCGTCGAGAGCCTGCTCGGTGGGCGCTACGAGGACCTCAGAGTGGTCGTCGTCGCCGAACCGGACGACGAGGCCTCGATCGCGCGCGCACGCGAATACGCCGCCCGCGAGGAGCGCGTCGACCTGCTGGTCAACACCCGCTACCCCGGCAGCAAGGCCGGCGCTATCAACTACGCCGCCGAAGTGACCGACTCGGAACACCTCGCCGTCTTCGACGCCGACGAGCGGGTCGACCCGCGGTTCGTCTCGACGGCCGTCGCCCGCCTCGACGACTGCGACGTGGTGCAGGGCCGGACCGTCCCCGAGCCCGACGGCCTCGTCGAGACGGTCGCCTACTACGAGTCGGTCGTGCTGGGCGACCTGAGCCAGCGGCTGCTCACGCTGGTCACCGACTTCACGATGGCCGCCAGCCGCACCGTCGTCGTGCGCCGGTCGGCCTTCGAGGCCGTCGGCGGCTACGACCCCGCGATGCTCACCGAGGACTACGCCTTCGCATTCGACTGCTACGAGGCCGATCTGGACGTGGTCGAGTTGCTCTCCCGGACCTCGACCATCGAAGGCGCCCACTCGGTCACCGACTGGTGGGGCCAGCGCAAGCGCTGGATGACCGGCTACGCACAGACGCTCCACGACCTCCTGGTCGAGTGTCGCTCGCCCCGGAACTACCGGACGCTGCTCGCCCCGCTGCTCTGTGCGGGCTCGGTGTTCGGCAACGTCTTCATGCTCTCGCTGGTCTCGAAGGCCGCCGTCCTCGTCGTCAGCGGCGCGGCCACCTGGCTCGCGCTCCCCGTCGCGACGCTCGCCGGCGCCGCGCTGGCGCTGCGGGTAAGCGACGCTCGGCGAGGGCGGGTCGACTCCGTCGGCCTCGGATGGCTCGCGACGCCGCTCGTCCTCCCGCTGTACAGCCTCGTCGGCATCCGCGCCGCCGTCGCCTACCTGTTCACCTGGGACGGTGAGTGGTACAGCGTCGCCAAGGGGGTCTAACCACCGAGACGCCGCGACGACGGCTGCCTCCGCCATCCCGGACCGCCCGCGCCCGCGGCGCTCACGCGCCCAGCGCGTAGAGCCGGTCGCCGACGGCGGCGAACAGCCCGTCCTCGACGACGGCCGGCGACGAGACGCCGATCGGCGACGGCGGAAGCGCGTCCCCCTCGTAGGACTGCGAGCGGTCGAACTGCCACAGGAACTCGCCCGACGAGCGGTCGTACGCGGCGATCCGTCCCGTACGCCGCTCGGGCCGACCCCCGACGTACACCGTCTCGTCGGTCACCGTCGGCGCCGTCGTCGCCGACGCCTCGGTCTCCCACCGCCGCTCGCCCGTCGCCGCGTCGAGCGCCAGCAGTCGCGCGGCCCGCGGATCGGCGTCGTCCTCAGCTCCCCTGGCGACGACGTAGAGCGTCCCGTCGGCGACCGCGACACCGGCGACGCCTCCGACACGGCGCCACCACCGTGGCGACCCGTCCACCGTCGCGAACGCCTGGAGCGGACCGTCGGTCACCGACTGCGCGAAGACCGTCTCCTCCCCGACGACGAGCGTCCCGAAACGGCCCCCGCGGTCGCTCTGCCAGAGCAGCGAGCCGTCGGCCGCGTCGAGCGCGTACAGTCGCTCGGCGGTCGGGTCCCCGACGAACACCGAGCCGTCCGCGACCGCGACCGGCGCGACCGCGTTCTCGCCCGTTCTCGCGGTCCAGCGGTGGTCGCCGGAGTCCGCGTCGAACGCGGCGACCCGCAGCGGTGCCGCGTCGGCCTCGCCCAGTTTCACCGTCGTGTAGATCACCCCGTCGGCCAGGGTCGGCGTCCCGCCGGCGAGGACGCCGTCGGGCGGCGCGGTCGCCCACTCGACCTCGCCGGTGTCGGCCGACAGCGCGTGCAGTCGCCGCTCGCCGTCGACCTCGGCAGTGAGGGAGGCCAGCCCGTCGCCGAGGACGAGCCGGTCGAACTGGGCCGGGAACGGCATCGACCACAGCTGGTTCCCGTCGGGCTGGTCGTAGGCGCCGAGCGGGAGGTACGTCCGCCCGTCGCCGACCGTCGACGGTCCCGACGTGAGGGGCATCGACCCCGCCGAGACGTCCAGCGTCCAGTACACCCGCCGCGACTCCCGGGGTCCCGTCGTCGGGTTGTACCCCGTGTTTGCCGCGTCGTACCGCGGTTGCGGGTAGCTTCCGGACGACGCCAGCGACCGGAACGACCGGGCGACCCCACAGCCCGCCAGCGACGCGAGGCCGACGGCGGTCGTCCCGAGCAGTGCCCGACGGCGCATTGGTTTCCGATGACAGGACGGGCACAAAGAGGTTGTGACGGCGACCGGAAGCCCGCGCACGGGTGCGGTTACGCCCGGACGGGGTCGGGCGCGGGGTACAGCGAGCGCACCAGCAGCGCGAACCCGGGCGCGACGAGCAATCCCTGCACGAGCAGCGTCGATTCGGCGTCGAGTCCGAGTGCGACCGCGCCGAGCGCACCGACCAGCGGGCCGAGCGCGACCGCGCCGAGACCGTAACTGAGCAGCTGTAGCGAGCGCGACGACGTTCGATCGGCCGCACGATAGGCGAGCGAGGCGACGACCCCGCCGAAGACGACGGCGGCCGTCGTCACGACGAGCGTCGCGACCGTCAGCGTGGTATGCGTGGACATGGGGTATCACCGTCGGGGAGCGACTCGCCGTCCGCCCGTCGCCCCGCGGCGAGCGACGGCGGCGGTCGGACCGCGATCGGTCCCCGGCCGTGTGCGGATCTACCACGGAAACTGTCTTCAAGCCCCGACGGGCTTCTCGCCGGCCGGGAACGGTGGGGGAGGGGCCGCACGCGGCCCGGAGACGATCCGCCGGGTCTCGACGTGCTGTGCCGGGAAGACGCCGAATGCGTCGCTTCGACGGTACGCGACCGCTCCCAGCGGCTGGGAATCACGACACGGCTTATCCACCCGCTGGGGCAACGTCGGTGTATGGCGACGCGAGAGCTCGAATCACAGGTGTTCGGTCGGGACGTTGAGTTCACCTACTCGGAGACGTGGATCGGCTACGCGCTGTTCGGACTGCGTCTCATCATGGGCTGGACGCTGTTTTACGCCGGGATCACGAAGGTGGTCGACCCCGAGTGGAGCGTCCGCGGATTCCTGCTGTACGCGATCCCCGAAGGCAACCCGCTGACCGGCCTGTGGACGACGATGGCCAACGACTGGGCGTGGCTGCTGACGCCGCTGAACCAGCTCGGCCTGACGCTGGTGGGCCTCGCGCTGATCCTCGGACTGTTCGTCCGATTCAGCGCGTTCTGGGGCGCCACCATGATGCTGTTCTACTGGCTGGCTTCGTACCCCTTCGACAACGCCCTGCTCATCGACTACCACATGGTGTACGTGTTCCTCCTGTTCGGCCTCGGCGCGTTCGGCTCCGGCCGCATCCTCGGCCTCGACGCCCGTATCGAACGGCTCGATATCGTCGACCGGTACCCGCAGCTCCGGCTGTTCCTCGGATAACTCGGGCACGTCGACCGGCTTCGACGGTCCGCAGTTTCCGGCTTCCGCCGCGGTCGCGACCGGCGACCGCGGCCGCCGCTCGCCTCTTAACTCTTGCCGTGTCCACCGCCTGCGTGGAAGCTGGCACAGACGTATTCGATGGAGTCGCGAACGGACACACATGGACGACGAATCCGGAGTGTCCAGCGACCTGAAGGAGACGCTCCAGCGCCACCGCCGCGGCAGCGGCTCGGACGGGACGCTGGTGTTGAGCGACCAGGAGGGGTACGTCGGCGACGAGATCACCCTGAAGGGCCGCAACTTCCCGGCCGACGAGGAGTACGAACTGCTGTGGAACTCGACGGAGGGCCGATGGGGCGTCCTGGAAGGCAACGAGGTGGTCGGCCCGCAGTACCAGCCCCGGACCGACCAGATCGCGACCGTGAGGACCGACGGCGACGGCGCCTTTGACGAGCACTGGACGGTCCCCAGAGACTACGGCGGCGCCCACCGTATCCAGGTCCAGAACGGCGACGGCAACGTCGTCGCGCGCGACGAGTTCTCCGTCACGCCCCACTTCGAGATCGACCGCACGGAGGCGCCGCTGGGCGAAGCGTTCACGATCACCGGCTACGGCATCGGCCCGAACGTCGTCACGAACAACTACCAGGTCTCCTGGGACAACGGCAACGTCGGCTTTATGACCGGCGTGATGAACCGCGGGACCGCCACCGCCGAGATCCGCGCCGTCGGCCCGCCCGGCGAGCACGTGATCCAGGTGTGGCGCAACTACAAGGGCGTCCCCTACCTCCAGAACAACACCCAGTCGCCGTACGGCCCGGTCGCGGGCGGCCGCCAGTCCGTCTGGACCGTCGAGGTGACCGAGCGCGACGACGACCCCCGGACCGCCTGGGTCGACCCGCTGCTCGACGAGCAGCCGATGAGCGTCCACTACCCCGAGATCGACGCCGACTCCGAGGCCGAGTTGGAGATCTCCCCGCCCTCCGGCCAGGCCGGGACGACCGCCGTCATCACCGGCCGGGACTTCCCCGCGGAGACCGAGGTCGACCTGATCTGGTACCGCCACGAGGGCCACCGCGTCAAGGGGATCCCGATCACCCCCGAGCCCAAGCCCGACGTGCTCCCGACCGTCGAGACCGATTCGGAGGGCGGCTTCCAGACGGAGATCGCCGTCCCCCGCGCCGAGGGGTCGACGCGGCCGATCACCGCCGCCGTCGACGGCCGCGAGGTCGCAGTGACGGGGTTCATGATGCAGCCCTCCATCGAGACGTTCGCGCCCGTCCGCGGCCCCGTCGGCACGGAGATCGACATCGAGCTGTCGGGGATCGGCTGGACGATCTACGAGAACGCCCCCTTCTTCGTCTACGACAACACGCCGCTGGGCTACGTCTGTGGCACCGCCGGCGACGACAAGCAGGGCACCGTCCACGCCCGGATCCGCGCGGCCGGCGAACCGGGCTGGCACTTCCTCGATATCTACCCCAGCCTCTTCGACATGCAGGAGGAGAAACCCGTCTTCGAGGTGCGTCCGCACCTCTCGTATCTCGACAACCACCCCGTCCGGCCGCTGCCGGCGCTGCACATGGCCTTCGAGGTCACCGAGTGATGGCCCTGAACCTCTCGCTCGCCGTCCACCCCTACGCCTGGACGCAGCCCCTGCGCGACGGCCGCGTCGAACCCGAGGGCGTGAACCTCTCCGCGGTCAACTACCCCAACCCCGTCCGCTTCTCGCGGATGGTCCGGGACCTGGAGTTCGACGCCTGCGAGCTGTCGATGGGCACCTACCTCGCCACCCGCCGCGACGTCGACCGCTTCCCGTTCACCGCGATCCCGGTCTTCCCCTTCCGCAAGTTCCGCCACGCGTACATGTACGTCCGCGAGGGCGCCGGGATCGACTCGGTCGCGGATCTCTCGGGCGCCCGCGTCGGCATCGTCAACTGGCAGACCACGACGGGCATCTGGCAGCGCGGCACCCTCGCCGACCGCCACGGCCTCGATCTGGGCTCGGTCGAGTGGGTCGCCGGCGGGTCGGAGATCGTCGATATCGACGTACCCGAGCGGTTCGACGTCGAGTACGTCGGCCACCAGGGCTCGACGATCGGCCTCTTAGAGGACATGATCGAGCGCGGCGAGATCGACGCGATCTTCCACCCGGTCGACGCCGGGATCGAAAACGCCCGGCGGCTGTTCGACGACGCGAAGGGCGTCGAACAGACCTACTACCGCGAGACCGGGATCTTTCCGATCATGCACGCGATCGTCGTCCGCGACGACGTGCTGGCCGAGCACCCGTGGGTCGTCCAGCCGCTGTACGACGCCTTCGAGCGCGCCAAGGAGATCGGGCTGACGGCGCTGGAGCGACCCCGCGAACTGCCCCTGGTGTGGGCCGACGTGTACGCAGACGAACAGCGGGCGGTGCTGGGCGAGGACCCCTGGGAGTACGGCCTCACCGACGACAACGTCACCGCCGTCGAGACCCTCGCCGGGTACGCC
This DNA window, taken from Halosimplex litoreum, encodes the following:
- a CDS encoding glycosyltransferase, coding for MRPRNALPSVSTGPRRLRRTLRRVGAAARTLRPRSLREAADATAYVGLVAVVVVAGYLQGGMTVVVAVPTVLGLGLGSIVVVQAVMACFTVSGMFGCSALALFGQRAVETTDRRPATGPTVTAVVPVHRDAEVLDRSVESLLGGRYEDLRVVVVAEPDDEASIARAREYAAREERVDLLVNTRYPGSKAGAINYAAEVTDSEHLAVFDADERVDPRFVSTAVARLDDCDVVQGRTVPEPDGLVETVAYYESVVLGDLSQRLLTLVTDFTMAASRTVVVRRSAFEAVGGYDPAMLTEDYAFAFDCYEADLDVVELLSRTSTIEGAHSVTDWWGQRKRWMTGYAQTLHDLLVECRSPRNYRTLLAPLLCAGSVFGNVFMLSLVSKAAVLVVSGAATWLALPVATLAGAALALRVSDARRGRVDSVGLGWLATPLVLPLYSLVGIRAAVAYLFTWDGEWYSVAKGV
- a CDS encoding DsbA family protein; protein product: MGSKDKITRRRAIAAGGATALFGGGVAYLATRSESGESGYVPESFHTGEGATAFGVELGGRPIAGDRGAPVDIYYWTDYLCPFCKRFETETLPAVGREYVDTGEARVVVLPYPNIGSYSMPAAVWGRCVWRQVAESDPTAFWRWHGAAFDAQPESGTDWADEETFGRITERTEGVPTEAVDSCRSASAGSIRDAVETNLGVAQSAGVRGTPSFVLYNRDADAAGKLVDAHPFDTFSDSLDRVLAA
- a CDS encoding outer membrane protein assembly factor BamB family protein, with the protein product MRRRALLGTTAVGLASLAGCGVARSFRSLASSGSYPQPRYDAANTGYNPTTGPRESRRVYWTLDVSAGSMPLTSGPSTVGDGRTYLPLGAYDQPDGNQLWSMPFPAQFDRLVLGDGLASLTAEVDGERRLHALSADTGEVEWATAPPDGVLAGGTPTLADGVIYTTVKLGEADAAPLRVAAFDADSGDHRWTARTGENAVAPVAVADGSVFVGDPTAERLYALDAADGSLLWQSDRGGRFGTLVVGEETVFAQSVTDGPLQAFATVDGSPRWWRRVGGVAGVAVADGTLYVVARGAEDDADPRAARLLALDAATGERRWETEASATTAPTVTDETVYVGGRPERRTGRIAAYDRSSGEFLWQFDRSQSYEGDALPPSPIGVSSPAVVEDGLFAAVGDRLYALGA
- a CDS encoding DUF7521 family protein is translated as MSTHTTLTVATLVVTTAAVVFGGVVASLAYRAADRTSSRSLQLLSYGLGAVALGPLVGALGAVALGLDAESTLLVQGLLVAPGFALLVRSLYPAPDPVRA
- a CDS encoding DUF302 domain-containing protein → MTLPIDPTEIDPEDFGEAQTTLEMDHEEAIEHVREVFTDAGFGVPVEFSPSEMLNEKVDADRDPYYVLGACNPAIADRALDATDDKLGALMPCNVVVWEEEPGVQRVYHVSIMRIARLLGMVSDEAAMDELVAETGELVDEAFANL
- a CDS encoding helix-turn-helix domain-containing protein translates to MADAIAEYLQRDLECVDLLECVHGMNGRDTAVFRALTDADGGLTVDAVADRVGCERSTAYRSISRLAEAGFVASEQVNYDHGGYYHVYRPRSSREVADDMRRLLNDWYAQVGRLVGEFDDRYGGPRGETGSVPADSS
- a CDS encoding substrate-binding domain-containing protein; the encoded protein is MALNLSLAVHPYAWTQPLRDGRVEPEGVNLSAVNYPNPVRFSRMVRDLEFDACELSMGTYLATRRDVDRFPFTAIPVFPFRKFRHAYMYVREGAGIDSVADLSGARVGIVNWQTTTGIWQRGTLADRHGLDLGSVEWVAGGSEIVDIDVPERFDVEYVGHQGSTIGLLEDMIERGEIDAIFHPVDAGIENARRLFDDAKGVEQTYYRETGIFPIMHAIVVRDDVLAEHPWVVQPLYDAFERAKEIGLTALERPRELPLVWADVYADEQRAVLGEDPWEYGLTDDNVTAVETLAGYARDQGVAAERYDADDLFATDHLDTDYYA
- a CDS encoding DoxX family protein; its protein translation is MATRELESQVFGRDVEFTYSETWIGYALFGLRLIMGWTLFYAGITKVVDPEWSVRGFLLYAIPEGNPLTGLWTTMANDWAWLLTPLNQLGLTLVGLALILGLFVRFSAFWGATMMLFYWLASYPFDNALLIDYHMVYVFLLFGLGAFGSGRILGLDARIERLDIVDRYPQLRLFLG